One Sodalis praecaptivus DNA segment encodes these proteins:
- a CDS encoding efflux RND transporter periplasmic adaptor subunit, with product MMLLLLLAIVVICLVAFGLYYWLHGRFYESTDDAYVTGNLVQITPQVAGTVTTIAADDGDYVKQGQLLVRLDPSDTIVAQESAEANLARVVRQVRGMYSNVDNYKAMVAARKVELQRARTDYQRRANLARDGAISQEELSHARDALTSAETSLTSAQQQLNTTFALVDDTTIASHPDVKDAAASLRSAYLNHVRSTLVAPVSGFVAKRSVQVGSRVQPGAALMAVVPLDDVWIDANFKETQLLSMRIGQPVDINADLYGGDITYHGKVESLGVGTGSAFSLLPAQNASGNWIKIVQRLPVRIRLDPDNLDHHPLRVGLSTNVTVDMHNQDGPVLAPRPLDKPRYNTDVYEHQLREADSLVTRIIHQNGVQARDAGQGQQ from the coding sequence ATGATGCTGCTTCTCCTGCTGGCGATCGTCGTCATCTGTCTGGTCGCTTTTGGCCTGTATTACTGGCTGCACGGCCGGTTCTACGAAAGCACCGACGACGCTTATGTGACCGGCAACCTGGTGCAAATTACGCCGCAGGTGGCGGGTACCGTGACCACTATCGCGGCCGATGACGGCGACTACGTCAAACAAGGGCAACTGCTGGTGCGTCTGGATCCCAGCGATACCATCGTGGCGCAGGAAAGCGCCGAGGCCAATCTGGCCCGTGTGGTGCGCCAGGTGCGCGGGATGTACAGCAACGTGGATAATTACAAAGCGATGGTCGCCGCGCGTAAAGTGGAACTCCAGCGCGCGCGTACCGATTATCAGCGCCGCGCCAATCTGGCGCGCGACGGCGCCATCTCGCAGGAAGAGTTGTCCCACGCCCGTGATGCCCTGACCTCGGCGGAAACCTCGCTGACGTCGGCGCAGCAACAGTTGAACACGACCTTCGCGCTGGTGGACGATACCACTATCGCCTCCCATCCGGACGTCAAAGATGCCGCCGCCTCGCTGCGCAGCGCCTATCTCAACCATGTCCGCAGTACGCTGGTGGCGCCGGTCAGCGGTTTTGTCGCCAAACGCTCGGTACAGGTGGGCAGCCGGGTTCAGCCGGGCGCCGCCTTAATGGCCGTGGTGCCGCTGGATGATGTGTGGATCGACGCCAACTTTAAGGAAACGCAGCTGCTGTCGATGCGTATTGGTCAGCCGGTGGACATTAACGCCGATCTGTACGGCGGCGACATTACTTACCACGGCAAAGTGGAAAGTTTGGGCGTCGGTACCGGAAGCGCCTTCTCGCTGCTGCCGGCGCAGAACGCCAGCGGCAACTGGATCAAAATCGTGCAGCGCCTGCCGGTACGTATCCGCTTGGATCCGGACAATCTGGATCACCACCCGCTGCGGGTCGGTTTGTCCACCAACGTGACGGTGGATATGCACAACCAGGACGGACCGGTGCTGGCGCCGCGGCCTTTGGATAAGCCCCGATACAATACCGACGTCTACGAACATCAGCTGCGTGAAGCGGATAGTCTGGTGACGCGCATCATTCATCAAAATGGCGTCCAGGCACGCGATGCCGGCCAAGGTCAACAGTGA
- a CDS encoding putative mucin/carbohydrate-binding domain-containing protein, with translation MTETIEESKMHSVTQLKSIYTLTRPDWLDAAGMSKGIHHDHQHLGIILGANQTLRVRQVDTAFSSMLTLRLLNDGSKTEASYNVGRDWVEASVNAASVPFIETPYVTGAPVVEFEYPETSKILPVYRKGENEAAFFERWNSQDAELAIVDSGYALILVPKVSKPALQASGNVGSIDALITYYEGIFSFYNALCGLSFEAEHDSDWNITNRYLMKADKDDSNGGYYGGNWTAESSASVSNFWLTPQASNWGSLHEIAHGYEGHFMTGKHFSVGEVWNNIYAASYQDMMLGERKYQDGWLYNYGNKAKVEKTIFQLIAKGKPLNQWDLRSKLYFFMLMVDKAGKNAFTHFNQQYRKSCNTSDFIPYEHSLLDLLSESFAVAGEQVDVTPFIQLTGGDVTQPQRDRNKFSHAKAVYPLYQLVDKPQLEAVKNQLKLDSTLRLVDATQLKATGLKGNVSLRFNIDDFAQIYGKDLILLEGARYAYKIGIDSPTLTLRELPIGVYTLRLPTGKDRKYQPTTDYLTVKQGDNAAEITFVRKHVSPIISQEINFLGISDELFATLLVDRVQGKLIIDVFTTTPHYYFPGVTYAKIVVRNPQGTITFTKEIPGTEATLSHDELIFSVGDQIEIFHKEPTRLRVNPPYPDIIDSKNLTNVLTIAEYGLINTDLQGDPGQALLTRLDNAALRLRGFYQAYHAAYSPFKDDIYLAIQAFDSPEREQLLVAYKDCLPADNTPPSDNVGYKFMFIGAGFNDRQFLGGILDLVKKTLTIKISAGIPHSYFSSVYASIAYEDADGNSLYREAVIGNQNQQARSIVLPLSGYGGEVIRLFHEEPDDRLIITNEMQHVRLAERGKQQHYRITTVGLERIDI, from the coding sequence ATGACCGAAACCATTGAGGAAAGTAAAATGCATAGTGTTACCCAATTGAAATCAATTTATACGCTGACAAGACCTGATTGGTTAGACGCTGCTGGCATGAGTAAAGGAATTCACCACGATCACCAGCATTTAGGCATCATTCTCGGCGCTAATCAGACGCTTAGAGTGCGCCAGGTCGATACGGCTTTCAGTAGCATGTTGACGCTACGATTATTAAACGACGGCAGTAAAACTGAGGCTAGCTACAACGTCGGCCGTGATTGGGTAGAAGCCAGCGTCAACGCGGCCTCAGTTCCTTTCATCGAAACACCTTATGTGACGGGTGCCCCGGTGGTGGAATTCGAGTATCCCGAGACGTCCAAAATATTGCCGGTATACCGCAAAGGCGAGAATGAAGCGGCCTTTTTCGAGCGGTGGAACTCACAGGACGCTGAATTGGCTATAGTCGATTCGGGGTACGCGCTGATCCTGGTACCGAAGGTCAGCAAACCAGCACTGCAGGCCTCGGGAAATGTTGGAAGTATAGATGCTCTTATCACCTATTATGAAGGTATTTTTAGCTTCTATAATGCGCTGTGCGGCCTCTCCTTCGAGGCCGAGCACGACTCGGATTGGAATATTACCAATCGATACTTAATGAAAGCCGACAAAGATGACAGCAACGGCGGCTATTACGGCGGTAATTGGACAGCGGAATCTTCCGCCTCGGTTAGCAATTTTTGGCTAACACCGCAGGCCAGCAACTGGGGTAGTCTGCATGAAATTGCCCATGGCTATGAGGGGCATTTTATGACGGGTAAACATTTCTCCGTCGGTGAGGTATGGAATAACATTTATGCCGCCAGCTACCAGGATATGATGCTGGGTGAACGTAAATATCAAGATGGCTGGCTATATAATTACGGCAATAAAGCGAAAGTGGAGAAGACCATCTTTCAACTGATCGCCAAAGGGAAGCCGCTTAATCAGTGGGATTTGCGTTCCAAGCTTTACTTTTTCATGTTAATGGTGGACAAGGCGGGTAAGAATGCCTTTACGCATTTCAACCAGCAGTACCGTAAAAGCTGTAATACGTCAGACTTTATTCCTTACGAACACTCACTGCTGGATCTGCTGTCTGAAAGTTTCGCTGTAGCTGGAGAGCAGGTGGACGTAACGCCTTTTATACAGCTTACCGGCGGCGATGTAACGCAACCGCAGCGCGATCGCAATAAGTTTAGCCACGCTAAGGCCGTTTACCCGCTGTATCAATTAGTTGATAAACCGCAGTTGGAGGCGGTGAAAAACCAATTGAAGCTTGACTCCACCCTCCGTCTAGTTGATGCAACTCAGTTAAAAGCTACCGGCCTGAAAGGCAATGTCAGCTTGCGTTTTAACATCGATGACTTTGCGCAGATTTATGGTAAAGACCTGATCCTGTTGGAGGGGGCGCGTTACGCTTATAAAATAGGTATAGACAGCCCGACGTTAACATTGCGAGAGCTGCCGATTGGTGTGTACACCCTGCGCTTGCCTACCGGTAAAGATCGTAAATACCAGCCAACAACGGATTATCTTACAGTGAAACAGGGGGATAATGCAGCGGAAATTACCTTTGTCAGAAAACATGTATCGCCGATCATCTCGCAAGAAATAAATTTCTTGGGCATATCAGACGAGCTTTTCGCCACGCTATTAGTTGATCGTGTACAAGGCAAACTGATCATCGACGTCTTTACCACCACGCCGCATTATTATTTCCCAGGTGTAACCTATGCGAAGATTGTCGTGCGCAATCCGCAAGGGACAATCACCTTCACCAAGGAAATCCCTGGCACCGAAGCAACCTTAAGCCATGATGAACTGATATTCAGCGTCGGCGATCAGATTGAGATATTTCATAAAGAACCGACGCGCTTACGGGTCAACCCGCCTTATCCCGACATCATCGATAGCAAAAACCTGACGAACGTCTTAACCATTGCCGAATACGGGTTGATAAATACGGACTTGCAGGGAGATCCTGGGCAGGCGCTCTTAACGCGGCTGGATAATGCAGCTTTACGTTTGCGCGGCTTTTATCAGGCCTACCACGCCGCATATTCACCTTTCAAAGACGACATTTATCTGGCCATCCAGGCTTTTGATAGCCCGGAACGTGAGCAATTATTGGTAGCTTATAAGGACTGCCTTCCCGCCGATAATACGCCTCCAAGCGATAACGTAGGGTATAAATTCATGTTTATCGGCGCTGGGTTTAATGACCGTCAGTTTCTGGGCGGTATCCTTGACTTGGTTAAGAAGACGTTAACGATTAAAATCTCAGCAGGGATCCCACACAGCTATTTTTCCAGCGTATACGCTTCAATCGCTTATGAAGATGCTGACGGCAATAGCCTCTATCGCGAAGCGGTGATCGGCAACCAGAATCAGCAGGCGCGCTCAATAGTGTTGCCCCTCTCCGGCTACGGTGGCGAGGTGATACGCCTGTTTCATGAGGAACCGGACGACCGTTTAATCATTACTAACGAGATGCAGCACGTGCGGTTGGCCGAAAGGGGCAAGCAACAACATTATCGCATCACCACCGTAGGATTGGAGCGCATCGACATTTAA
- a CDS encoding efflux transporter outer membrane subunit → MPLRIRLLPLLSAMMLAGCALPYGLHTEGRALDANTLAGQQTFSSAKLSSASWPTADWWNSLGDSNLDALIRRALQNSPDLQVADARARQASASVMAAEAARMPTLDASAGITRARNARVDDYNGQGKQYGTVRTLSADFNYTFDLWGGQRAAWEAAVGRANAGEVDRQAARLTLAANVARAYNNYGEAHAMLDLAQQDLNRTHTMLGLAQRRFTAGLDSKFQYQQTESLEAAAQATLTAARQQVTAAGIRLAVLLGQGPDAARTLPRPQLIAPAAVSLPATLPAELLGRRPDLIAARWRVEAAAKDIKVSRTAFYPNLNLSAAAGTKSLLGDAFFGAPSRFFTIGPALSLPIFDGGRLRADLAGSNADYDLAVAQYNQSLVSALGDIGDAITRLASLETQVQQQTRARDIARASWDNAMQRYSAGIGNYLDALSVEQQLIQAERDLASINAQRTDTAIVLMQALGGGFQTPASLPAAPVVAQNN, encoded by the coding sequence ATGCCGTTGCGCATTCGTTTATTACCGCTCTTAAGCGCGATGATGCTGGCGGGCTGCGCCTTGCCTTACGGTTTACATACCGAAGGCCGGGCGCTGGACGCCAATACCCTCGCCGGGCAACAAACCTTTTCATCGGCCAAGCTTTCCAGCGCCAGCTGGCCGACCGCCGATTGGTGGAACAGCCTGGGCGACAGCAACCTGGACGCCCTGATCCGTCGGGCGCTACAGAACAGTCCCGATTTGCAGGTGGCTGACGCGCGCGCGCGCCAGGCCAGCGCATCGGTGATGGCGGCGGAAGCCGCACGCATGCCGACGCTGGACGCCAGCGCCGGTATTACGCGTGCCCGTAACGCCCGCGTGGATGACTATAACGGTCAAGGTAAGCAATACGGCACCGTCAGAACCTTGTCCGCCGATTTTAACTACACCTTTGATTTATGGGGCGGCCAGCGGGCCGCCTGGGAAGCGGCGGTTGGGCGCGCCAACGCCGGCGAAGTGGATCGCCAGGCGGCCCGTCTGACGCTGGCGGCCAATGTGGCGCGCGCCTATAACAACTATGGCGAAGCCCACGCGATGCTCGATTTGGCGCAGCAGGACCTAAACCGCACCCACACCATGCTGGGGCTGGCGCAGCGCCGGTTCACCGCCGGGCTTGACAGTAAGTTCCAATATCAGCAGACCGAAAGTCTGGAAGCGGCGGCGCAGGCGACGCTGACCGCCGCGCGTCAACAGGTGACCGCCGCAGGGATCCGCCTGGCGGTACTGCTGGGCCAAGGCCCCGACGCCGCCCGTACCCTGCCGCGTCCGCAGTTGATTGCGCCGGCCGCGGTGAGCCTGCCGGCAACGCTACCGGCGGAACTGCTCGGCCGTCGTCCAGACCTGATCGCCGCCCGCTGGCGGGTTGAAGCCGCCGCCAAGGATATCAAGGTTAGCCGAACCGCCTTTTATCCCAACTTGAATCTCAGCGCCGCGGCCGGAACCAAATCGCTGTTGGGCGATGCGTTTTTCGGCGCGCCCAGCCGCTTCTTTACCATCGGACCGGCGCTGTCGCTGCCTATCTTTGACGGCGGCCGCTTGCGCGCGGATCTGGCGGGCAGCAATGCCGACTACGATCTGGCGGTCGCGCAATATAACCAGTCGCTGGTCAGCGCCCTTGGCGATATCGGCGATGCCATTACGCGCCTGGCGTCGTTGGAAACGCAAGTGCAACAGCAAACGCGGGCGCGGGATATCGCGCGCGCGTCCTGGGACAACGCCATGCAGCGCTACAGCGCCGGTATCGGTAACTATCTCGATGCGCTGAGCGTGGAACAGCAACTGATTCAGGCCGAACGCGATCTGGCCAGTATCAACGCCCAGCGTACCGATACGGCCATTGTGCTGATGCAGGCCCTCGGCGGCGGTTTCCAAACACCCGCATCTCTCCCGGCCGCGCCTGTCGTGGCGCAGAATAACTAA
- the gltX gene encoding glutamate--tRNA ligase, with protein sequence MKIKTRFAPSPTGYLHVGGARTALYSWLFARNLGGEFVLRIEDTDLERSTQPAIEAIMDGMNWLNLDWDEGPYFQTKRFDRYNAVIDDMLSHGSAYKCYCSKERLETLREAQMARGEKPRYDGRCRDSHDHHAADEPCVVRFSNPQDGSVVFNDLIRGPIEFSNQELDDLIIRRTDGSPTYNFCVVVDDYDMAITHVIRGEDHINNTPRQINILKALGAPVPDYAHVSMILGDDGKKLSKRHGAVGVMQYRDDGFLPEALLNYLVRLGWSHGDQEIFSVDDMKRLFSLDAVSKSASAFNTEKLLWLNHHYINHLPADYVATHLVWHIEQQGIDTRTGPQLAELVKLLGERCKTLKEIAASCRYFYEDFSEFDVDAAKKHLRPVAAPALQAVRAKLAALDAWTPASVHAAIEQTAEELQVGMGKVGMPLRVAVTGAGQSPALDVTVHAIGQSRSLARIDLALDFIAQRAQ encoded by the coding sequence ATGAAAATTAAAACCCGTTTTGCGCCCAGCCCCACGGGCTATTTGCATGTTGGTGGCGCGCGTACCGCGCTCTATTCGTGGCTGTTCGCCCGCAATCTGGGCGGCGAATTCGTGTTGCGCATTGAGGACACCGATCTTGAGCGCTCAACGCAGCCGGCGATTGAGGCCATTATGGACGGTATGAACTGGCTCAACCTGGACTGGGACGAAGGCCCCTATTTTCAGACTAAACGTTTCGACCGCTATAACGCGGTCATTGACGATATGCTGTCCCATGGCAGCGCTTATAAATGCTATTGCTCCAAAGAGCGGCTAGAGACGCTGCGCGAAGCGCAGATGGCCCGCGGCGAAAAACCGCGTTACGACGGACGCTGCCGCGACAGCCACGACCATCACGCCGCAGATGAACCCTGCGTGGTGCGTTTTAGCAACCCGCAGGACGGCTCGGTGGTCTTTAACGATCTTATCCGCGGGCCTATCGAGTTCAGCAATCAGGAGCTCGATGATCTGATAATCCGCCGCACCGACGGATCGCCCACCTATAATTTCTGCGTGGTGGTGGACGACTATGATATGGCGATAACCCACGTCATCCGCGGTGAGGACCATATCAATAATACGCCGCGGCAGATCAATATCCTCAAGGCCCTGGGCGCGCCGGTGCCGGATTATGCCCATGTCTCGATGATTCTGGGCGACGACGGCAAGAAGCTTTCCAAACGCCACGGCGCGGTGGGGGTCATGCAATACCGCGATGACGGTTTTCTGCCGGAAGCGCTGCTGAACTATCTGGTGCGCCTGGGATGGTCCCATGGCGATCAGGAAATTTTCAGCGTCGACGACATGAAGCGGCTATTCAGCCTTGACGCGGTAAGCAAATCCGCCAGCGCGTTCAACACCGAAAAACTGCTGTGGCTTAATCATCATTACATTAATCATCTTCCGGCCGACTACGTTGCCACGCATCTGGTCTGGCATATTGAGCAGCAGGGGATCGATACCCGTACCGGGCCCCAATTGGCGGAGCTGGTGAAACTGCTCGGCGAGCGCTGTAAAACCCTCAAAGAGATAGCCGCCAGCTGCCGCTATTTCTACGAAGATTTCAGCGAATTTGATGTCGATGCGGCCAAGAAGCATTTGCGCCCGGTGGCGGCTCCGGCGCTGCAGGCGGTTCGCGCCAAGCTGGCGGCGCTCGACGCGTGGACGCCGGCTTCGGTGCATGCGGCCATTGAACAAACGGCCGAGGAACTGCAGGTGGGCATGGGCAAAGTGGGTATGCCGCTGCGCGTTGCGGTAACCGGCGCCGGTCAGTCCCCGGCCCTCGATGTTACCGTGCATGCAATAGGTCAGTCGCGGTCTCTGGCGCGCATCGATTTGGCGCTGGATTTTATCGCCCAGCGGGCGCAATAA
- a CDS encoding MarR family winged helix-turn-helix transcriptional regulator, whose translation MKHFAPEQLEEVFQLGRNIHRLNSDKDRLLETWLLPHDITAAQCKVMLLMCREGLETSAELCRRMNLDSGATSRMLDRLENKNLIVRVRCTDDRRQMRLSLTDTGRVFCRQLPSIITHTLNDLMAPLTPAEFKEFARLLNKLVGPAGI comes from the coding sequence ATGAAACACTTCGCGCCGGAGCAGTTGGAAGAGGTCTTTCAACTGGGCCGCAACATTCACCGGCTCAATAGCGATAAAGATCGGTTATTGGAAACCTGGTTGCTGCCCCACGACATTACCGCGGCGCAGTGCAAGGTCATGCTGCTGATGTGTCGGGAAGGGTTGGAAACGTCGGCGGAGCTTTGCCGCCGAATGAACCTGGACAGCGGCGCCACCTCGCGCATGCTGGATCGTCTGGAAAACAAAAATTTAATTGTGCGCGTGCGCTGCACCGACGATCGCCGCCAAATGCGGCTTTCTTTGACCGATACCGGACGCGTTTTTTGTCGGCAATTGCCGTCGATTATCACCCACACCCTAAATGATCTTATGGCGCCGCTTACCCCCGCCGAGTTTAAAGAATTTGCCCGTCTGCTGAACAAGCTGGTGGGTCCTGCCGGTATTTAA
- a CDS encoding DHA2 family efflux MFS transporter permease subunit — protein sequence MSEQGFRPPSLVLATIGLSLATFMQVLDTTIANVALPTISGNLGVSSEQGTWVITSFAVSNAIALPLTGWMSRRMGQTKLFLASVLLFIITSFLCGIAQNMTQLVIFRALQGFFAGPLYPMAQTLLLSIYPAAKRGMALSLLAMVTVVAPIVGPLAGGWITDNYTWPWIFFINVPIGVFAAMLVLAQLKDRPETTVTQPIDYVGLALLVLGVGLLQVVLDKGNDLDWFESVFIIVGTLISVISLVALVIWELTDKHPIIDLRLFKYRNFSFGTLALVLGYSGFFGINLLLPQWLQTQLGYTPVWAGLAAAPIGILPVFLSPLVGRYAHKFDLRLLAGGSFLVIGISCFMRSDFTTDVDYYHIAMIQGFMGIGVALFFMPTTSILLSSLPPKDIAEGSGLATFLRVLGGSFASSLTTWIWHRREIFHHAHLTEDITAYSPATQSYIEGLGGNSQSTMAQLDKLVEGQAYMLSTVDYFTLLGWIFFALILVIWLAKPPFSPQGGGGGH from the coding sequence ATGAGTGAGCAAGGCTTTCGTCCGCCCAGCCTGGTGCTGGCCACCATCGGCCTGTCGCTGGCGACCTTTATGCAAGTGTTGGACACGACCATCGCCAACGTCGCGTTGCCCACGATTTCCGGCAACCTGGGGGTAAGTTCGGAGCAGGGGACTTGGGTTATAACCTCGTTCGCGGTGTCCAACGCCATCGCGCTGCCGCTGACCGGCTGGATGTCGCGGCGCATGGGGCAAACCAAGTTATTTTTGGCCTCTGTGCTGCTGTTCATCATCACCTCCTTTTTGTGCGGTATCGCGCAAAATATGACGCAGCTGGTTATTTTCCGCGCGCTACAGGGCTTCTTCGCCGGGCCGCTTTATCCCATGGCGCAAACGCTGCTGCTGTCCATTTATCCTGCCGCCAAGCGGGGGATGGCGCTCTCGCTTCTGGCGATGGTCACCGTGGTGGCGCCCATCGTCGGTCCGCTGGCCGGCGGCTGGATAACCGATAATTATACTTGGCCGTGGATCTTCTTTATTAACGTGCCTATCGGCGTATTCGCGGCCATGTTAGTGCTGGCGCAGCTCAAGGATCGGCCGGAGACGACGGTGACCCAGCCGATTGATTATGTCGGCCTGGCGCTGCTGGTGCTGGGGGTGGGCTTGTTGCAGGTGGTGCTGGATAAGGGCAACGATCTCGATTGGTTTGAGTCGGTATTTATCATTGTCGGCACGTTGATTTCGGTGATTTCGCTGGTGGCGCTGGTTATTTGGGAACTGACCGACAAACATCCGATTATCGATCTCCGCCTGTTTAAATACCGTAACTTTTCGTTTGGTACGCTGGCGCTGGTACTGGGCTATTCCGGTTTCTTTGGCATCAACCTGCTGCTGCCGCAATGGCTACAGACCCAGCTTGGCTACACCCCGGTCTGGGCCGGCCTGGCGGCGGCGCCCATTGGTATTTTGCCGGTGTTTCTGTCGCCGCTGGTCGGTCGCTACGCGCATAAATTCGATCTCCGGCTGTTGGCGGGCGGATCGTTTTTGGTGATTGGCATCTCCTGCTTCATGCGTTCCGATTTCACCACCGACGTGGATTACTATCATATCGCGATGATTCAAGGCTTCATGGGGATCGGGGTGGCGCTGTTTTTTATGCCCACCACCAGTATTCTGCTCTCCAGTTTACCGCCGAAGGATATTGCCGAAGGCTCCGGTCTGGCGACCTTTTTGCGGGTACTGGGCGGCAGTTTTGCGTCCTCGTTGACCACCTGGATTTGGCATCGGCGCGAGATATTCCACCACGCGCATTTGACGGAGGATATTACCGCCTACAGCCCCGCGACGCAGTCTTACATCGAGGGGTTGGGGGGCAATAGCCAAAGCACGATGGCGCAGCTGGACAAATTGGTGGAAGGGCAGGCGTATATGCTGTCGACCGTGGACTATTTTACGCTGTTGGGCTGGATCTTTTTCGCGCTGATCCTGGTCATCTGGTTGGCAAAACCGCCGTTCAGTCCCCAAGGCGGTGGCGGCGGCCATTAA
- a CDS encoding acetyltransferase, producing the protein MITIRARTVTDNPPLVALWERSVRASHHFLRETDIDALRTLVAQRYLPALDVWVAEEGQHGLRGFIGLSDNHVEMLFIEAAARGGGIGQRLLDYAVALRGDLTLDVNEQNHQARGFYQHYGFVQTGRSEVDAQGNPFPLLHMQWQKR; encoded by the coding sequence ATGATAACCATAAGAGCACGTACCGTTACCGATAATCCACCGTTGGTGGCCCTTTGGGAGCGCTCCGTCCGCGCTAGCCATCATTTCCTCCGCGAAACGGATATCGACGCGCTACGCACGCTGGTGGCGCAGCGCTATTTGCCCGCGCTGGACGTTTGGGTGGCGGAGGAGGGGCAACACGGGCTCCGAGGCTTCATTGGCTTATCGGATAACCACGTCGAGATGTTATTTATCGAGGCAGCGGCGCGCGGCGGCGGTATCGGCCAACGGTTGTTAGACTATGCCGTGGCTCTGCGTGGCGACCTAACGTTGGATGTCAATGAACAAAACCACCAGGCGCGAGGATTTTACCAGCATTATGGGTTTGTCCAGACGGGCCGATCCGAGGTGGATGCCCAGGGAAATCCCTTTCCTTTACTGCATATGCAATGGCAAAAGCGCTAA
- a CDS encoding putative B6 ABC transporter substrate-binding protein, with product MKFTGWKIGVGALALTSLLYPACYAAEINTIAILTPEPGTDYGWNQQGINAAREAGKQEGVKVLVADNLGYGDVRPTLRDLADDGAQLFIAHASGYNQAAPEIGAQTGIPVAITDSPSSLKAGRVADYTVSGQEGAWLAGTLAAKMSRSGTLGIVVSGEPPAWNAQAAAFVLGARAARPAIKIRYAVIGPAAYSDAAGGKRVTASVIAAGADVIFGEGNGSSFGMLQAVETTPAQDGGKVWFIDVIGDKSPIDKGHLLSSVLWNLTPVYTAMIRDLKNNQFGSHNYQTSLANGAIGLLKTPHIPDDIWAQVQAVRDRIISGEITVPADYDASTLHALLAGQ from the coding sequence ATGAAGTTTACCGGTTGGAAAATCGGCGTGGGCGCCCTGGCGCTGACGTCGCTGCTGTACCCGGCGTGTTACGCCGCAGAAATTAACACCATCGCTATTTTGACGCCAGAGCCCGGCACGGATTACGGCTGGAATCAGCAAGGCATCAACGCGGCGCGTGAAGCGGGCAAACAAGAGGGCGTTAAGGTGCTGGTGGCCGACAATCTTGGTTATGGCGATGTGCGCCCCACCCTGCGGGATCTCGCCGACGACGGCGCGCAGCTGTTTATCGCCCACGCCAGCGGCTATAACCAGGCGGCGCCGGAAATTGGCGCCCAGACCGGCATACCGGTTGCCATTACCGACAGCCCCTCCTCGTTGAAGGCCGGCCGCGTTGCCGATTATACCGTCAGCGGCCAAGAAGGGGCCTGGCTGGCGGGCACCCTGGCGGCTAAAATGTCGCGCAGCGGCACGCTCGGCATCGTCGTGTCCGGCGAGCCGCCGGCCTGGAATGCCCAAGCCGCGGCTTTTGTGCTCGGCGCCCGTGCGGCGCGGCCCGCGATTAAGATCCGCTATGCGGTTATTGGTCCTGCCGCCTATAGCGATGCCGCCGGCGGTAAACGCGTCACCGCATCGGTGATCGCCGCCGGCGCCGACGTTATTTTCGGCGAGGGCAACGGTTCAAGCTTCGGCATGCTGCAGGCGGTGGAAACCACGCCCGCCCAGGACGGCGGTAAAGTCTGGTTTATCGACGTCATCGGCGACAAATCCCCCATCGACAAAGGGCACCTTCTGAGCTCGGTGCTATGGAATCTGACGCCGGTCTATACCGCCATGATAAGGGATCTGAAAAATAACCAATTCGGTAGCCATAACTACCAGACCTCGTTGGCCAACGGCGCGATAGGGCTCCTGAAAACACCGCATATTCCTGATGATATCTGGGCGCAGGTCCAGGCGGTGCGCGATCGGATTATCAGCGGCGAGATCACTGTGCCGGCGGATTATGACGCCAGTACGCTGCATGCGCTGCTGGCCGGTCAATAG